ATCGAGTCGCTGACGGTCGCGCCGACCGAGGATCCGAGCCTGTCGCGGATGACCATCCAGACGGCGGGCTCCGAAGACGTGATCGAGCAGATCACCAAGCATCTCAACCGACTGATCGAAGTGGTCAAGGTCGTCGACCTGACCGAAGGCGCCTACACCGAGCGTGAGCTCATGATGGTGAAGGTGCGGGCGGTGGGCAAGGAACGCGAGGAGATGAAGCGCATGGCCGACATCTTCCGGGGCCGCATCATCGACGTGACCGACAAGAGCTACACCATCGAGCTCACCGGCGACCAGGCCAAGAACGACGCCTTCCTGCATGCCGTGGAGCGCGGCGCGATCATGGAAACCGTGCGCACTGGTGCCAGCGGCATCGGTCGTGGCGAGCGCGTGCTGCGCGTCTGATTCCCGATTTACTTTTTTCCGCCCGGGCTTCGACAGGCTCGGCATGGGCGGATTCATGTCCGGCGATCCTGCTGAAAACGCATTCGCCCCGAGCCTGTCGATGGGCGTTTTCGCCAACAAGATCCAACAATACCGGAGCACTCCTATGAAAGTTTTCTACGACAAAGACGCGGACCTGAGCCTGATCAAGGGCAAGACCGTCGCCATCATCGGCTACGGCTCGCAAGGCCATGCGCACGCGCAGAACCTCAACGACAGCGGCGTGAAGGTCGTGGTCGGCCTGCGCAAGGGTGGCGCTTCGTGG
The nucleotide sequence above comes from Xylophilus sp. GOD-11R. Encoded proteins:
- the ilvN gene encoding acetolactate synthase small subunit; translated protein: MKHIIAVLLENEPGALSRVVGLFSARGYNIESLTVAPTEDPSLSRMTIQTAGSEDVIEQITKHLNRLIEVVKVVDLTEGAYTERELMMVKVRAVGKEREEMKRMADIFRGRIIDVTDKSYTIELTGDQAKNDAFLHAVERGAIMETVRTGASGIGRGERVLRV